A portion of the Halobacillus ihumii genome contains these proteins:
- a CDS encoding metal-dependent hydrolase family protein, with the protein MSYTLITNGTLIDGRGNEPITDASVLINDNYIEEVGKSGDIQAPEGAAVIDADGQYILPGLIDTHVHMAMELRNVQDAILTPFSYRFYESVQFLKRTLDVGITSVRDAGFSDLGMKKAVEDGLIEGPRMQVSINPLTITGGHGDSWNRSGVDTTLQTYPGMPNAICDGKEAVRKTVREMLRAGAEVIKVHATGGVSSPTDHPEFTQFSQEELEVMVEEAHFRKGIKVMAHAQGAEGIKNAIRAGIYSIEHGIYIDDEAIELMLRNDIFLVPTLLAPISVLESSEKDNKMAPYAVEKSKEVVEAHKESIAKAYQAGVKIAMGTDAGVMAHGTNLRELGLMCDIGMSPMESLVATTKTAAECLGWEDQVGTIEAGKLADIILTDVNPLSNIRGLEDSNHIVMVMKDGAIYKNLTQRKGTHV; encoded by the coding sequence ATGTCATATACTTTAATTACAAATGGAACTTTAATCGATGGACGAGGAAATGAGCCGATCACCGATGCATCAGTATTAATCAATGATAACTATATTGAAGAAGTCGGAAAATCAGGTGATATCCAGGCTCCAGAGGGCGCAGCTGTTATTGATGCAGATGGCCAGTACATTTTGCCAGGATTGATTGATACCCATGTGCACATGGCGATGGAATTGAGAAATGTTCAAGATGCTATTCTTACCCCTTTTTCTTATCGATTTTATGAAAGTGTTCAATTTTTAAAGCGAACATTGGATGTTGGAATCACATCTGTTCGCGATGCAGGATTTTCAGATTTGGGTATGAAAAAGGCTGTAGAAGACGGGCTGATAGAAGGTCCGCGTATGCAAGTCAGTATCAATCCGTTAACGATTACCGGAGGGCACGGAGATAGTTGGAACCGTTCCGGAGTGGATACAACACTACAGACGTATCCCGGCATGCCTAACGCCATCTGTGACGGGAAAGAAGCTGTACGTAAAACTGTACGGGAAATGCTGCGGGCTGGAGCGGAAGTAATTAAGGTCCATGCTACCGGCGGAGTATCAAGCCCCACTGACCACCCGGAGTTTACCCAATTTTCTCAGGAAGAGCTTGAGGTCATGGTGGAGGAAGCTCACTTTCGTAAAGGAATAAAAGTGATGGCACATGCTCAAGGAGCGGAAGGCATAAAGAATGCGATTCGAGCAGGAATTTACTCGATTGAACACGGAATCTATATTGATGACGAGGCGATTGAATTAATGCTGCGAAATGATATATTCCTTGTTCCGACATTGCTCGCTCCTATTTCCGTTCTGGAGTCTAGTGAAAAAGACAATAAGATGGCTCCTTATGCTGTTGAAAAGTCAAAAGAAGTAGTAGAGGCCCATAAGGAAAGTATTGCAAAGGCATATCAGGCTGGAGTCAAAATTGCAATGGGCACCGATGCAGGAGTGATGGCGCACGGTACTAATCTGCGCGAACTTGGTCTGATGTGTGACATTGGCATGTCGCCAATGGAGTCCCTTGTAGCTACTACGAAAACAGCCGCAGAATGTTTGGGCTGGGAGGATCAAGTCGGAACAATTGAAGCCGGAAAGCTTGCTGATATTATTTTAACGGATGTGAATCCTCTAAGTAATATTAGGGGACTGGAGGACAGCAATCATATCGTGATGGTTATGAAAGATGGAGCTATCTATAAAAATTTGACACAAAGGAAGGGTACTCATGTCTAA
- a CDS encoding helix-turn-helix domain-containing protein — MESEKRLMSLIHSVRVLNSTRDLSEVLHQLIKEVHNVIGGANASVLFLYDKQSGFLYAKSAIGFDMEFMKHARLRPGEGMSGRTFLLKKGNIFYSEEDTAYGMSNIPKETENYYARALGKMEYPESAICVPLLSNNECIGVLTVDIYEKGIQFDEADLQLLETFAGQAAIAIENATLFSQNERTKRIHEELSKVSLSKGGLSDITRSLAGLIDHQVLVFNQFMESLAVSSQGVEHLAHDLKDKFSSLLEASLTKSGFSSHRVTLFQQGHFIYFFPIKTERMTLGLLTIIIKDYSELDPLDKIAIEQAIPIFAMEIDRQERLLAEDFNNSGTILEQLIHAPYDELSSNHLAKLNFPEHDSHHYVIVHLFIKNPLLAFEKISSKKQQLMRIIYREVSNLSYKTLVYDKNMEITLMFTVSSSLDEERIFQRLEKLFSKIIKTSSEKLDLANLAGFGQVVKKLKNVHLSYTDAKRCVQYLQTAYKGESLLTYKQLGPYRLFLKFDRKELKEYAEAILGVIINYDHNHGTELLKTLQVYLESNQNMEKSSKQLFVHVNTVKYRLKTIYKILRVEELSGREAFELQLGLRILEYLDMKA, encoded by the coding sequence ATGGAAAGTGAAAAAAGGTTGATGAGCTTAATTCATTCAGTTCGTGTGTTGAATTCAACACGAGATCTTTCAGAAGTGCTTCATCAATTAATTAAAGAAGTACATAATGTCATAGGCGGTGCTAACGCCAGTGTCTTATTTTTATATGACAAGCAGTCAGGCTTCCTCTACGCAAAAAGCGCGATTGGTTTTGATATGGAATTTATGAAGCATGCTCGTTTACGTCCTGGAGAAGGAATGAGCGGTCGAACATTCTTGTTAAAAAAGGGAAATATATTTTATTCAGAAGAAGATACAGCATATGGGATGTCTAATATTCCAAAGGAAACAGAAAACTATTATGCACGAGCATTAGGCAAGATGGAGTACCCTGAAAGTGCCATTTGCGTCCCGTTGCTTTCAAATAATGAGTGCATAGGTGTGCTGACCGTTGATATTTATGAAAAGGGTATTCAATTTGACGAAGCGGATCTGCAGTTGTTAGAGACGTTTGCTGGCCAAGCGGCCATAGCGATTGAGAATGCTACACTGTTCTCTCAAAATGAACGGACTAAACGAATACATGAGGAATTATCGAAAGTGTCGCTTTCAAAGGGGGGATTAAGTGATATTACTAGATCACTGGCGGGGCTGATTGATCATCAAGTATTGGTGTTTAATCAGTTCATGGAGTCATTGGCTGTATCAAGTCAAGGAGTTGAACATTTAGCCCATGACTTGAAGGATAAATTCAGCTCTCTATTGGAAGCAAGTCTGACTAAATCGGGGTTCTCTTCCCATCGCGTCACCTTGTTCCAACAGGGGCATTTCATTTATTTTTTCCCTATAAAAACGGAAAGAATGACACTTGGCCTGCTGACAATTATCATAAAGGATTATTCCGAATTGGACCCACTAGACAAGATTGCCATTGAACAAGCCATCCCGATTTTCGCAATGGAAATTGACCGTCAGGAACGCCTGCTGGCAGAGGACTTCAATAATTCTGGAACCATCTTAGAACAGTTGATCCATGCCCCTTACGATGAGCTCTCTTCTAATCATCTGGCAAAGCTTAATTTTCCTGAGCATGACTCTCATCATTATGTTATTGTGCATCTCTTTATCAAAAACCCGCTGCTAGCTTTTGAAAAAATTAGTAGTAAAAAGCAGCAGCTCATGAGGATCATTTATCGGGAAGTTTCAAACCTTTCATATAAAACACTCGTTTATGATAAAAACATGGAAATTACGTTGATGTTCACCGTTTCTTCCTCGTTGGATGAAGAACGAATATTCCAACGTCTGGAAAAACTTTTTAGCAAAATCATTAAGACCTCTTCAGAAAAATTAGATTTAGCCAACTTAGCAGGTTTTGGTCAAGTCGTGAAAAAGTTAAAGAATGTTCATCTTTCTTATACTGATGCCAAACGGTGTGTTCAATATTTACAAACGGCTTATAAGGGAGAATCTTTGCTGACGTATAAACAGCTCGGACCTTATCGGCTCTTTTTAAAATTTGATCGAAAGGAGCTGAAGGAATATGCCGAAGCTATTCTTGGTGTAATTATCAACTATGATCACAACCACGGAACGGAGCTGTTAAAAACGTTACAGGTTTACTTAGAATCAAATCAGAATATGGAGAAGAGTTCTAAACAGTTGTTTGTTCATGTAAATACAGTGAAGTACCGTTTAAAAACGATCTATAAAATCTTACGAGTCGAGGAGCTATCAGGCAGGGAGGCATTTGAATTGCAGCTTGGGCTCCGTATTTTAGAATATTTGGATATGAAAGCTTAG
- a CDS encoding YczE/YyaS/YitT family protein produces the protein MLYRATIYLLGMVLNFLGVTLIIKAALGAGFWTSFFIGVSDHLGFTVGFWYGVFQLIIIFINAKLMNQLPEFRAIIPVLLESVILDFWLEIVFANVDLTTAPFILQVAMLLGGVAVVGMGVAIYILPQFPRAPVDQLFLAVSHRFNLSLQLGQTIVAMVMTTLAFMIGGPVGIGTLTPMIFLGAVIQLCYTRFYPLYYKFHPNSEQELQKQFM, from the coding sequence TTGCTTTATCGGGCAACGATTTACCTTCTTGGGATGGTTCTCAATTTCTTGGGAGTTACACTTATTATTAAAGCTGCATTAGGTGCAGGATTCTGGACATCATTTTTTATCGGTGTTTCAGATCATCTCGGGTTTACCGTCGGGTTCTGGTATGGAGTGTTTCAGCTGATTATCATATTTATAAATGCAAAATTAATGAATCAGCTGCCGGAATTTCGGGCGATTATCCCAGTATTATTGGAAAGTGTTATCTTGGACTTTTGGCTGGAAATTGTTTTTGCAAACGTCGATTTAACGACAGCTCCATTTATACTACAAGTTGCTATGTTACTTGGAGGAGTTGCTGTTGTGGGAATGGGGGTTGCAATCTATATTCTTCCGCAATTCCCGCGTGCTCCAGTGGATCAATTATTTTTGGCGGTCAGTCACCGTTTTAATTTGAGTTTGCAATTAGGTCAAACGATTGTCGCCATGGTGATGACGACACTAGCTTTCATGATCGGCGGACCGGTAGGGATTGGAACACTGACACCGATGATCTTCCTCGGAGCAGTGATTCAACTTTGCTATACACGCTTCTATCCACTGTATTACAAGTTTCACCCCAACAGCGAACAAGAACTGCAAAAACAATTTATGTAA
- a CDS encoding D-serine ammonia-lyase, protein MDQSTVLGKSLKEWKDELPLLESIMELEPVIWSNTSYKKMDQIPPFSITKADIYEAEQLWKRFAPFLRKAFPETDSTKGIIESPIRNIDSTGKTMEEVYEKNFEGKLYLKCDHELPISGSIKARGGVFEVLSYAEELALENSFISKDDNYEAFLEPEMKQFFSQYTIGVGSTGNLALSIGTISAKLGFTVHVHMSADAKQWKKDLLREKGAQVFEYEGDFSEAITNGRDRTIEDPKGYFVDDEDSKALFLGYSVAALRLNQQLAEKGVTVDEEHPLFVYLPCGVGGSPGGITFGLKHVFGDAVHCFFVEPTHSPSVLLGLMTGKNEQVSVQDFGLDNRTEADGLAVGRPSRFATEISSYLVSGLYTLEDDELYKLLALLADNEGINVEPSAAAGLLGPLLLKNFTYIKEYNLQGKLSQATHICWSTGGSLVPEADRKGFYQKGKSLLKESK, encoded by the coding sequence TTGGATCAAAGTACAGTACTAGGAAAGTCGCTAAAAGAATGGAAAGACGAATTACCTTTATTAGAAAGCATTATGGAATTAGAACCGGTGATATGGAGTAATACAAGCTATAAAAAGATGGATCAGATTCCTCCATTTTCAATCACCAAGGCTGATATCTACGAAGCGGAGCAGCTTTGGAAACGCTTTGCTCCCTTTCTTAGGAAAGCCTTTCCTGAAACAGATTCTACTAAAGGGATCATCGAATCCCCTATTCGCAATATCGACAGCACGGGAAAAACAATGGAAGAAGTGTATGAGAAAAACTTTGAAGGGAAATTATACTTAAAATGTGACCATGAGCTGCCGATCTCAGGCTCCATTAAGGCTCGGGGAGGGGTTTTCGAGGTGCTGAGTTACGCAGAAGAGCTTGCCTTAGAGAACAGCTTCATTTCAAAAGATGATAACTACGAGGCGTTTCTCGAACCCGAAATGAAGCAATTCTTTAGCCAGTACACGATCGGAGTGGGTTCAACAGGTAACCTAGCCCTGAGCATTGGGACGATCAGTGCGAAACTTGGATTCACCGTCCACGTGCACATGTCTGCAGATGCGAAACAATGGAAGAAGGATCTTTTGCGTGAAAAAGGAGCGCAGGTTTTTGAATACGAAGGAGACTTTAGTGAAGCAATCACGAATGGGCGTGATCGAACGATCGAGGACCCTAAAGGATATTTCGTTGATGATGAAGATTCAAAAGCTCTGTTCTTAGGATATAGTGTCGCAGCATTAAGGCTAAATCAGCAACTTGCTGAAAAAGGAGTGACCGTTGATGAAGAGCATCCGTTATTTGTCTATCTGCCATGTGGCGTCGGCGGTTCACCTGGTGGAATTACATTTGGGTTAAAGCACGTATTTGGGGATGCAGTTCACTGTTTCTTCGTGGAGCCTACCCATTCCCCTTCCGTTTTACTCGGATTGATGACCGGCAAAAATGAACAAGTCAGTGTTCAGGATTTTGGCTTGGATAACCGAACAGAAGCAGACGGCTTAGCAGTTGGACGTCCTTCTCGTTTTGCTACGGAAATAAGTAGTTACCTAGTTAGCGGCTTGTACACCCTTGAAGATGATGAACTTTATAAATTATTGGCCTTACTGGCAGACAATGAAGGTATTAACGTTGAGCCTTCTGCCGCGGCAGGACTTCTCGGGCCGTTGTTGCTAAAAAACTTTACCTACATTAAAGAGTATAATCTTCAGGGGAAACTGTCTCAAGCTACTCATATCTGCTGGTCTACAGGCGGCTCTCTCGTCCCTGAGGCAGACAGAAAAGGATTTTATCAAAAAGGCAAATCCCTGTTGAAAGAAAGTAAATAA
- a CDS encoding GntP family permease, translating into MSTTGLILLAAFGVALLLFLVIRVKLQAFIALIVVSYIIGLLAGMSPAEVFEAVAAGMGGTVGEIAVIIGIGAMFGEILKVSGGAERLALTLMNKFGEKRVNWALVLTGFIISIPVFLDVAFVILVPILYSLAQKTGKSLLYYGIPLLAGLAVTHSFVPPTPGPIAVASLLGANIGWVILFGLIAGIPAAIIAGPIFGTYISKKIHVEVPKVMLENMVEEAKGKEYDKELPSFSMIAVLILLPLFLILLNTFGGVMLAEDSTLLTVLTFIGNPGVALTITALLTFYLLGTRRGYSKEEIQEIATKSLEPAGIIILITGAGGVFGQVLVETGIGDVLANSMNNLNMPIIVFAFLVASAVRIAQGSATVAMVTAASLITPVIDSLGIGGPMLALLVITIASGATIASHVNDSGFWMVNRFFGMSEKDTLKSWTVMETIIAFVGFGVSLIISMFI; encoded by the coding sequence ATGTCTACAACTGGGTTGATTTTACTGGCAGCTTTTGGTGTCGCGTTACTATTATTCCTAGTTATCCGCGTGAAACTACAGGCATTTATTGCTTTAATTGTTGTTAGTTATATTATTGGTCTTTTAGCTGGGATGAGCCCTGCCGAAGTGTTTGAAGCTGTAGCAGCAGGTATGGGAGGAACCGTGGGCGAGATTGCGGTTATTATCGGTATCGGTGCTATGTTTGGTGAAATATTGAAAGTTTCTGGCGGCGCTGAACGATTAGCACTGACGCTGATGAACAAATTCGGAGAAAAACGCGTGAACTGGGCACTTGTACTAACTGGTTTTATTATTTCTATTCCTGTGTTTCTAGATGTAGCATTTGTAATTCTAGTACCTATCTTATACAGTTTAGCCCAAAAAACTGGTAAGTCATTGCTGTATTATGGTATTCCGTTGCTTGCTGGTTTAGCGGTTACACACAGTTTCGTACCGCCTACTCCTGGACCAATCGCGGTAGCTTCCTTATTAGGAGCGAATATTGGCTGGGTCATTCTATTTGGTCTAATTGCCGGTATTCCGGCTGCGATTATTGCCGGACCTATCTTCGGAACGTATATTTCTAAAAAGATCCATGTAGAAGTGCCGAAAGTGATGCTTGAGAATATGGTAGAAGAAGCGAAGGGGAAGGAATACGATAAAGAGCTTCCTAGTTTCAGCATGATCGCTGTTCTTATTCTATTACCTTTATTTCTTATTCTGTTAAACACTTTTGGAGGAGTAATGCTGGCAGAGGATAGTACATTACTGACTGTGCTTACGTTCATCGGTAACCCTGGTGTTGCATTGACAATCACTGCTTTACTGACTTTCTATCTGCTAGGAACGCGCCGTGGATATTCTAAAGAGGAAATTCAAGAAATAGCGACGAAATCATTGGAGCCTGCAGGTATTATTATTTTAATTACCGGAGCAGGTGGTGTGTTCGGACAAGTGCTCGTTGAAACGGGAATTGGTGATGTTTTGGCAAATTCGATGAATAACTTGAACATGCCTATTATTGTTTTTGCCTTCCTTGTTGCCTCTGCTGTACGTATTGCTCAAGGTTCAGCAACCGTGGCGATGGTAACAGCTGCGAGTTTAATCACTCCAGTGATCGATTCACTTGGAATTGGTGGTCCGATGCTTGCACTTCTAGTTATTACGATTGCATCAGGAGCGACAATTGCTTCTCATGTGAACGACTCAGGCTTCTGGATGGTGAACCGATTCTTCGGGATGTCCGAGAAAGATACGTTGAAATCTTGGACAGTTATGGAGACGATCATTGCTTTTGTTGGTTTTGGAGTGTCATTGATCATTAGTATGTTTATCTAA
- the dgoD gene encoding galactonate dehydratase, whose translation MKITNFKLYQVPPRWLFLKIETDEGISGWGEPVVEGRAHTVAACVEELMEYLVGQDPRNIEDHFQVLYRGGFYRGGPILMSAISGIEQALWDIKGKFYDMPVHEMLGGAVRNEIQVYSWIGGDRPQDVGAAAKEKAEAGFTAIKMNGTEEMNYIDSYSKVDAAVNRVAAIREAVGNDFGIGIDFHGRVHKAMAKILVKELEPYRPMFIEEPVLVENLEAFKEIASHTTTPIATGERNYTRWGFKQMLMDGVVDIIQPDLSHTGGILEAKKIAAMAETFDVAVAPHAPLGPINLAASLQVDACTPNCIIQEQSLGIHYNKGSDLLDYLVDPTVFEYQDGSVKMPKGAGLGIEINEERVQQASEEGHQWKNPIWRHKDGTFAEW comes from the coding sequence ATGAAAATTACTAATTTTAAACTCTACCAAGTGCCGCCTCGCTGGTTGTTTTTGAAAATCGAGACAGATGAAGGAATTAGCGGCTGGGGTGAGCCCGTGGTTGAGGGGCGTGCCCATACAGTAGCAGCTTGTGTAGAAGAGTTGATGGAGTACTTAGTGGGTCAAGACCCGCGTAACATAGAAGACCATTTCCAGGTACTATATCGTGGTGGTTTTTACCGTGGCGGCCCGATCCTGATGAGTGCGATTTCAGGTATTGAGCAAGCACTCTGGGATATAAAAGGGAAATTTTACGATATGCCTGTCCATGAAATGCTAGGAGGGGCTGTCAGGAATGAAATTCAAGTTTATTCCTGGATCGGCGGTGATCGTCCGCAAGATGTAGGTGCTGCAGCGAAAGAAAAAGCTGAAGCTGGATTTACGGCGATCAAGATGAATGGAACCGAAGAAATGAACTATATAGATAGTTACTCGAAGGTTGATGCAGCTGTAAACCGAGTCGCCGCAATTCGAGAAGCTGTCGGCAATGACTTTGGAATTGGGATTGATTTTCATGGCCGTGTTCACAAGGCAATGGCTAAGATTTTAGTGAAGGAACTTGAACCGTACCGCCCGATGTTTATTGAAGAGCCAGTACTCGTTGAAAACCTCGAGGCTTTTAAAGAGATTGCCAGCCATACAACCACTCCAATCGCGACGGGAGAGCGTAATTATACGCGCTGGGGATTTAAACAAATGCTGATGGATGGGGTGGTAGATATTATCCAGCCGGACTTGTCCCACACCGGGGGAATTCTTGAAGCGAAGAAAATTGCAGCCATGGCTGAGACGTTTGATGTGGCTGTTGCTCCACACGCGCCGCTTGGCCCGATTAATTTGGCGGCTTCTCTGCAAGTTGATGCGTGCACACCGAACTGCATCATCCAGGAGCAGAGTCTCGGTATTCATTACAATAAAGGGAGCGATCTGCTGGATTACCTAGTTGATCCGACGGTATTTGAATATCAGGATGGGTCAGTGAAAATGCCAAAGGGCGCTGGCCTTGGTATTGAAATTAACGAGGAACGTGTGCAACAAGCATCTGAAGAAGGACATCAATGGAAGAATCCAATCTGGCGTCATAAGGACGGTACTTTCGCAGAATGGTAA
- a CDS encoding bifunctional 4-hydroxy-2-oxoglutarate aldolase/2-dehydro-3-deoxy-phosphogluconate aldolase, which produces MAETLQRMMEHKLVAVIRGAKGEEVLPIARALNDGGIHILEITADTPQVNELISQVNDELGDEVIVGAGTVLDPETARAAIMAGARFIFSPTVNRDTIQLTKRYGVVSIPGAMTPTEILTAYEHGADLIKVFPAGTMGPGYIKDVHGPLPHIPLMPTGGVDLSNIREYFEKGAVAAGLGSALVNLKQPLNEESLKEITAKAQQFVEAIKDV; this is translated from the coding sequence ATGGCTGAAACATTACAGCGAATGATGGAACACAAGCTGGTAGCTGTGATACGCGGTGCAAAAGGCGAAGAGGTCCTGCCCATTGCGAGGGCTCTTAATGATGGGGGCATTCATATCTTAGAAATCACAGCAGATACCCCTCAGGTAAACGAGTTAATTAGCCAAGTGAACGACGAATTAGGTGATGAAGTGATCGTAGGTGCTGGTACTGTGCTGGACCCTGAGACAGCAAGAGCCGCGATCATGGCAGGGGCTCGGTTCATTTTTTCCCCGACTGTAAATCGTGACACGATTCAGTTGACAAAGCGTTATGGGGTTGTAAGTATCCCTGGGGCTATGACACCGACCGAAATTTTGACAGCGTATGAACATGGAGCTGATCTGATTAAAGTATTTCCGGCTGGAACGATGGGGCCTGGCTATATAAAAGATGTTCATGGACCGCTCCCTCATATTCCGTTGATGCCAACGGGCGGTGTTGATCTGTCAAATATCCGTGAGTATTTTGAAAAGGGAGCTGTAGCAGCAGGGCTTGGAAGTGCTCTCGTAAACCTTAAGCAGCCACTTAATGAAGAGTCACTAAAGGAGATTACAGCTAAGGCTCAACAATTCGTAGAAGCAATAAAGGATGTGTAA
- a CDS encoding sugar kinase produces MDVITLGETMVLFTPKNSGLMRYAGDFSSKIAGAESNVAIGLSRLGHKAGWISRLGNDEFGERIQSFIRGEGVDVSQVTFDETAATGLYFKEKLTPSELRLKYYRRDSAASRMSASDLDESYVSRAQFLHVTGITPALSEHCYETVLTAVDYAKRNNVKVVFDPNLRRKLWSEDRARSVLRELSAQADIVLPGIDEAEFIFGKSNPETLAKSFYDLGPATVILKLGKAGAYLYSNEEKGIVEGFPVGQVVDPVGAGDGFAAGCLSGLIDGIDVKEAVRRGNAVGAMVTMADGDVEGLPERDRLIGFINQTDKDDVER; encoded by the coding sequence ATGGATGTTATTACGCTTGGGGAAACGATGGTATTATTCACCCCTAAAAATTCAGGATTGATGCGTTATGCTGGTGATTTTTCTTCAAAGATAGCCGGCGCTGAATCAAATGTGGCCATCGGACTATCAAGGCTGGGTCATAAGGCTGGCTGGATCAGCCGGCTTGGAAATGATGAATTCGGTGAAAGAATTCAGTCCTTTATTCGAGGAGAAGGTGTTGATGTTAGTCAGGTAACGTTTGATGAGACAGCGGCAACAGGGTTGTATTTTAAGGAAAAATTAACGCCCAGTGAATTGAGGCTGAAATATTATCGGCGTGATTCAGCAGCGAGCCGGATGTCGGCATCTGATCTGGACGAATCTTATGTTTCTCGCGCTCAGTTCCTCCATGTAACGGGGATTACTCCAGCGCTTAGTGAGCACTGTTATGAAACCGTTTTAACAGCTGTTGATTATGCAAAAAGAAATAATGTGAAAGTCGTTTTTGACCCAAATTTACGACGGAAACTCTGGAGTGAGGATCGAGCAAGATCGGTTCTGCGTGAGCTGTCTGCACAGGCTGATATTGTGCTGCCGGGAATAGATGAGGCCGAATTTATTTTCGGGAAATCAAATCCTGAAACTTTAGCTAAATCATTTTACGATCTTGGACCAGCTACTGTAATTCTCAAGCTCGGTAAGGCTGGGGCCTATCTATATTCCAATGAAGAAAAAGGCATTGTAGAAGGATTCCCTGTGGGGCAAGTTGTTGATCCGGTTGGGGCTGGGGATGGCTTTGCAGCTGGCTGTTTGTCTGGACTAATTGATGGAATCGATGTCAAAGAAGCCGTCAGACGCGGCAATGCTGTCGGTGCTATGGTAACGATGGCTGATGGAGATGTCGAAGGGTTGCCTGAGAGAGATAGACTAATAGGATTTATTAACCAAACGGATAAAGATGATGTAGAAAGGTAA
- a CDS encoding IclR family transcriptional regulator, whose product MTVKSADRVIDILDLLKDFPSGLTLKEIAGRLSLPQSSTFNLLQTMEARRFLTGTERKTYKLGPKLIQIGTRALETLDVNAEAQPYLQELMENVEETVFMAVMLEKELVYVAKVDNYRSVRTSAQIGMRKPMYCTGLGKAFLAFLPEQVTANILSEMDMPAITKNTITDQAQLSEQLREFRQQGYAIDDEENEGGLYCLAAPVFNAAGEMVSAISVAGPKNRVYPHQSDIVEKLSATAAAISKQTGY is encoded by the coding sequence ATGACGGTTAAATCGGCTGATCGTGTAATTGATATTCTCGATTTACTGAAGGATTTCCCTTCAGGATTAACGCTTAAAGAAATCGCTGGCAGACTGTCTTTGCCCCAGAGCAGTACATTTAATTTGCTCCAGACGATGGAAGCGAGGCGTTTTTTGACCGGGACAGAACGGAAAACGTACAAGCTTGGTCCGAAATTAATCCAAATCGGCACAAGGGCGCTGGAAACATTGGATGTCAATGCTGAAGCACAGCCTTACCTTCAGGAATTAATGGAAAACGTGGAAGAGACTGTTTTTATGGCGGTTATGTTGGAGAAGGAGCTTGTTTATGTGGCCAAGGTTGATAATTATCGATCTGTCAGAACGAGTGCCCAGATTGGAATGAGGAAACCGATGTATTGTACGGGGCTCGGTAAAGCCTTCCTTGCTTTTTTGCCGGAACAAGTAACCGCTAACATACTTTCGGAAATGGATATGCCTGCGATTACAAAAAACACCATTACCGACCAAGCTCAGTTGAGTGAACAGCTAAGAGAATTTCGCCAACAGGGCTATGCCATTGATGATGAAGAAAATGAAGGCGGGTTGTATTGTTTGGCAGCTCCAGTATTCAATGCGGCGGGAGAGATGGTGTCAGCCATTAGTGTTGCAGGTCCTAAAAATCGAGTATATCCACATCAATCAGATATTGTAGAAAAGCTGTCAGCAACGGCAGCGGCAATTTCTAAGCAGACGGGTTATTAG